Proteins from one Telopea speciosissima isolate NSW1024214 ecotype Mountain lineage chromosome 1, Tspe_v1, whole genome shotgun sequence genomic window:
- the LOC122672636 gene encoding GRF1-interacting factor 2-like, whose amino-acid sequence MQQPQQMLPMMPSFPPTNITTEQIQKYLDENKKLILAILDNQNLGKLAECAQYQAQLQKNLMYLAAIADAQPQAANTPPQMPPHPAMQQGGHYVQYPQAAMAHQPGVFAPRAPLQFNPQQMQEQQQLQLQQQHQQAMQGPMGMRPGANNGMLAVHNETTVGGGGSQPSAVGLSEFTRGGGSGNSGAGASSGSLDVRGRSKHDVSEAGSGDGQGNSAAGHGSADGDPSYLKGAEDGN is encoded by the exons ATGCAGCAGCCACAGCAAATGCTTCCCATGATGCCTTCATTTCCTCCAACGAACATCACAACGGAACAAATTCAGAAG TACCTGGATGAAAACAAAAAGTTGATTCTGGCAATTTTGGACAATCAAAACCTTGGAAAATTGGCTGAGTGTGCCCA GTACCAAGCTCAGCTTCAGAAGAATTTGATGTATCTAGCTGCAATTGCTGATGCCCAACCACAGGCAGCAAACACTCCTCCTCAG ATGCCCCCACATCCTGCAATGCAACAGGGAGGGCACTATGTGCAATATCCTCAGGCAGCAATGGCTCATCAACCTGGTGTTTTTGCACCTAGGGCCCCCCTGCAGTTTAACCCACAGCAAATGCAGGAGCAGCAGCAACTTCAGTTACAGCAGCAACACCAGCAAGCAATGCAAGGCCCCATGGGCATGAGACCTGGAGCCAACAATGGGATGCTTGCCGTGCATAATGAGACCACTGTTGGAGGTGGTGGAAGCCAACCATCAGCTGTGGGCCTAAGTGAGTTTACACgcggtggtggcagtggcaaTAGTGGTGCGGGTGCTTCAAGTGGATCCCTGGATGTACGAGGGAGGAGTAAGCATGATGTCTCAGAGGCAGGTTCTGGTGATGGGCAAGGAAACTCAGCTGCTGGGCATGGCAGTGCTGATGGGGATCCATCATACCTTAAGGGAGCAGAAGATGGCAATTGA